One stretch of Oryzias latipes chromosome 7, ASM223467v1 DNA includes these proteins:
- the LOC101175080 gene encoding DNA (cytosine-5)-methyltransferase 3B has translation MAGTEAVLVKWLNNLLKTNFQEVQEMSSGACYCQIMDCTIPGSIDLAKVKFDAQCEDDYKHNFTLLQEAFKKQGITEGIPVEELIQGDIKTNSEFLKWFKIFHLTSKNQKAVKNNRDISPNPASPPPRNSRQDLGTEKNNLVATGKGSLYTEKWKETFDWAERSTLGDDYTFCTSCQSNLHTINKGLVELQRHSETKKHKKGTNLYEGNNSQNKTTKLPCSDAALRFIRSRSNFAPMNGEKPSKHFLYRTLGRRYPKDIASVCRHTPYCVYVYEEVSVGKDQHVSVMLVGFYDLQTAAHSVRFLDAFESESGDQTASYVFQTLEKFELPAENLAAVYVSGDSQLSAQICSELRKLNPILISIGPLYSIADAACCAGVKKLSGLVQELLSALEEQYFSSSIQSDELEALLDSVYDEKSSTSFLDIGCLKFCRLISKILEMWTDLTRHFSSRNDEEAELICSQLKDPKVKATFLFLRKALKPLQKFQTQTLEDSWTSMLLILKEASSLLSTYTSCFLQQSAAARYLEEHDARILRSKKSLLSSPDLDLGGNEVEDALRACDEPAALPHFCEQALSFYAALTGCIAEELPLSVKALRSIAQLLSPQSWLKVTSAQVKELGTQLGVCNSTDEIRQLTEEFLECKPTREVGPHAGTTVDSLKQHWSRLLDGAKPASLFRRLVLTLLSLPCPPLDPKQVLSRVLETTEASSDEESTDSSCDTSCSRKDISIHSPHVQNPQKLDLLKAALRPCEVRLIKIDCLNIDGYQENFISERNHRGSLGCESSLRRKPPARTVFQAGVSTWCKPVGFDDKAAPELRDEAGEERPHSGKHTPTKVQRKHNYQDGKGFPVGDLVWGRVKSLSLWPGMVIPWKSKSSPVGMRRVEWFGDGMISETNTEGLLPFSTFSKSFCKNSYASLPMYKKAIYEILELAAERSRKSFADAEGDKEKELKLMLEWAFEGFLPTGPEGFAPPSFSVQKEPSEISEDYPPKKRKYLSKNRTSTSAVTCNRESLIEMIKEPGKTIEDFCLSCSSTEVDVQHPLFEGGLCLRCKENFSETLYRYDEDGYQSYCTVCCAGLEVVLCDNVNCCRCFCKDCLNILIEDGTFEKLRDTETWNCFMCTPSQCKGNLQLRPDWSVRVQDFFANSSALEFEPHRVYPSIPVAERRPLKVLSLFDGIATGYLVLKHLGFKIERYIASEICDDSIAVGMIKHEGKIEYVNDVRTITRKHLAEWGPFDLLIGGSPCNDLATVNPNRKGLYEGTGRLFFEFYRILNLLRPREEDNRPFFWLFENVVHMNSRDKTDICRFLECNPVLIDAIDVSPAHRARYFWGNLPGMSRRVATSLDDKVNLQDCLEIGRVAKFDKVRTITTKTNCMRQGKTGQLPVIMNGKDDSLWCTEMELIFGFPKHYTDVNNMSRMQRQRVLGRSWSVPVIRHLLAPLKDYYACEERV, from the exons ATGGCAGGTACAGAGGCTGTGTTAGTGAAATGGCTCAACAACCTCCTCAAGACAAACTTCCAAGAAGTTCAAGAGATGAGCTCTG GCGCATGCTACTGTCAGATCATGGACTGCACGATTCCCGGATCAATTGACTTGGCAAAGGTGAAGTTTGATGCTCAATGTGAGGACGACTACAAGCACAACTTCACTCTACTGCAGGAAGCTTTCAAAAAGCAGGGCATTACGGAG GGTATTCCAGTTGAGGAACTCATCCAAGGGGACATTAAGACAAACTCTGAGTTCCTCAAATGGTTCAAAATCTTCCACTTGACAAGCAAAAACCAAAAGGCTGTGAAAAACAACCGAGATATCAGCCCCAACCCGGCGTCTCCTCCTCCAC GAAACTCCCGACAGGATTTGGGCACAGAAAAGAACAACCTAGTGGCCACAGGCAAAGGGTCACTTTACACCGAAAAGTGGAAGGAAACATTTGATTGGGCGGAGAGAAGCACTCTTGGCGACGATTACACTTTCTGCACCTCCTGTCAGTCAAACTTACACACAATCAACAAAGGCCTGGTTGAACTTCAGCGCCATTCAGAGacaaagaaacacaagaaaGGCACCAACCTTTACGAGGGCAACAACTCGCAAAACAAAACCACCAAGCTACCCTGTAGCGATGCTGCGCTCCGTTTCATCCGCAGCCGCTCTAACTTCGCTCCCATGAACGGCGAAAAGCCgtccaaacattttttataccGTACGCTAGGGCGGCGCTACCCCAAAGACATTGCATCCGTTTGCCGGCACACCCCCTACTGCGTTTACGTCTATGAAGAGGTGTCTGTGGGAAAGGACCAACACGTCTCTGTGATGCTTGTGGGGTTTTATGACCTGCAGACGGCTGCTCACAGTGTCCGATTCCTGgatgcatttgagtctgagagcGGCGATCAGACTGCATCGTATGTGTTCCAGACCTTGGAGAAGTTTGAGCTTCCCGCAGAAAATCTAGCTGCTGTTTACGTTAGCGGTGACAGCCAGTTGTCGGCACAGATCTGCTCAGAGCTCAGAAAGCTCAACCCAATTCTGATATCCATAGGACCCCTCTACAGCATCGCCGATGCGGCTTGCTGCGCCGGTGTGAAAAAGCTCTCCGGTCTGGTGCAGGAGTTGCTGTCAGCTCTGGAGGAGCAATACTTCTCCAGCTCGATCCAAAGCGATGAGCTGGAGGCTCTCTTGGACTCCGTGTACGATGAAAAAAGTTCTACGTCTTTTCTAGATATTGGCTGCCTCAAGTTCTGCCGGTTAATCTCGAAGATATTAGAAATGTGGACAGATCTCACGCGTCACTTCAGCTCTCGCAACGACGAGGAGGCCGAGCTCATCTGCTCGCAGCTGAAAGATCCCAAAGTCAAAGCAACTTTTCTGTTTCTGAGAAAAGCTTTAAAGCCGCTGCAGAAGTTCCAGACTCAAACACTAGAAGATTCCTGGACCAGCATGTTGCTCATCCTGAAAGAAgccagctccctgctcagcaCATACACGTCCTGCTTCCTTCAGCAGAGCGCTGCGGCACGCTACCTCGAGGAGCACGACGCTCGCATCCTCAGGAGCAAGAAGTCTCTCCTCTCCAGCCCCGATTTGGACCTGGGCGGCAACGAGGTGGAGGATGCTTTGAGAGCGTGCGATGAGCCGGCTGCACTGCCACACTTCTGCGAGCAGGCGCTGTCCTTCTATGCCGCACTCACCGGCTGCATCGCAGAGGAGCTGCCTCTGAGCGTTAAGGCTTTGAGGAGCATCGCTCAGCTGCTGAGCCCGCAGAGCTGGCTGAAAGTGACGAGCGCACAGGTGAAGGAGCTCGGCACCCAGCTGGGGGTCTGCAACTCGACCGATGAGATCAGACAGCTCACTGAGGAGTTCCTGGAGTGTAAACCCACCAGGGAGGTGGGGCCGCACGCAGGCACGACTGTGGATTCCCTGAAGCAGCACTGGAGCCGCCTGCTGGATGGCGCCAAACCTGCCTCCCTGTTTAGAAGGCTAGTTTTGACCCTACTGTCCCTGCCGTGCCCCCCCCTTGACCCAAAGCAAGTTTTATCTCGG GTTCTAGAAACCACAGAAGCCTCTTCTGATGAAGAATCAACAGACAGTAGTTGTGACACCTCCTGCAGCAGAAAGGACATCAGCATTCACTCCCCACATGTGCAAAACCCCCAAA AACTCGATCTTCTCAAAGCAGCACTGAGGCCCTGTGAAGTCCGCCTCATAAAGATAGACT gTCTAAATATTGATGGATATCAGGAGAACTTCATCAGCGAG AGAAACCATCGGGGGAGTTTGGGCTGCGAGAGCAGCTTACGGAGGAAGCCTCCGGCCCGCACCGTGTTTCAGGCGGGTGTGAGTACCTGGTGCAAACCCGTAGGTTTTGACGACAAAGCGGCTCCTGAGCTTCGGGATGAAGCG ggGGAAGAAAGGCCCCACTCTGgtaaacacacaccaacaaaagtACAACGCAAACATAACTATCAG GATGGGAAGGGTTTTCCAGttggggatctggtttggggcaGAGTGAAAAGCCTGTCGTTGTGGCCCGGGATGGTGATACCATGGAAGAGCAAGTCCTCCCCTGTAGGCATGCGCAGAGTGGAGTGGTTTGGAGATGGGATGATCTCAGAG ACCAACACAGAGGGTCTTCTTCCTTTTAGTACCTTTTCCAAGTCCTTTTGCAAAAACTCCTATGCCAGTTTGCCCATGTACAAGAAAGCCATCTATGAGATCCTGGAG TTGGCAGCCGAGCGATCCAGGAAATCCTTCGCTGATGCTGAGGGCGACAAGGAGAAGGAACTCAAGCTGATGCTGGAGTGGGCCTTTGAAGGTTTTTTGCCCACAGGTCCAGAGGGATTTGCACCTCCAA gtttctcTGTACAAAAGGAACCGTCAGAAATCTCTGAGGACTACCCGccgaaaaaaaggaaatacctCTCTAAGAATAGGACCAGCACCTCTGCCGTCACTTGCAACAGAG AGTCTTTGATAGAGATGATCAAAGAGCCCGGGAAAACAATTGAAG acttttgtttgtcttgttcTTCAACGGAGGTCGACGTGCAGCACCCACTTTTTGAGGGTGGCCTGTGTCTGCGATGCAAG GAGAACTTCTCAGAGACTCTGTACCGCTACGACGAAGACGGTTACCAGTCGTACTGCACCGTCTGCTGCGCCGGCCTGGAGGTGGTTCTGTGTGACAACGTCAACTGCTGCAG GTGCTTCTGTAAGGACTGCCTGAACATCCTGATTGAAGATGGTACGTTCGAGAAGCTGAGAGACACGGAGACGTGGAACTGCTTCATGTGTACGCCCTCACAGTGTAAAGGGAACCTTCAACTCAGACCGGACTGGAGCGTCAGAGTGCAAGACTTCTTCGCCAACAGCAGCGCCTTGGAGTTT gaGCCCCACAGAGTTTACCCCTCCATCCCTGTCGCTGAGCGCAGACCCCTCAAGGTGCTCTCACTTTTTGATGGTATAGCAACAG GGTATCTGGTGCTGAAACACTTGGGCTTCAAGATCGAGAGGTACATCGCCTCTGAGATTTGTGACGACTCCATCGCGGTGGGAATGATCAAGCACGAAGGGAAGATCGAATACGTCAACGACGTTCGCACCATTACGAGGAAACAT CTGGCAGAATGGGGTCCTTTTGACCTCCTGATTGGAGGCAGTCCGTGTAACGACCTGGCCACGGTCAACCCCAACCGGAAAGGACTCTACG AGGGCACCGGAAGACTCTTCTTTGAGTTTTATCGCATTCTGAACTTGCTGAGGCCAAGAGAGGAGGACAACCGTCCGTTCTTCTGGCTCTTCGAAAACGTGGTCCACATGAATTCCCGGGACAAAACGGACATCTGCAGGTTTCTTGAG tgtaaTCCGGTTCTTATTGACGCCATTGACGTCAGCCCTGCTCACAGAGCACGCTACTTCTGGGGGAACCTGCCTGGCATGAGCAG ACGTGTTGCCACATCTCTGGACGACAAGGTCAACCTGCAGGACTGTTTGGAAATCGGACGTGTGGCCAAA TTCGACAAAGTCCGCACCATCACGACCAAGACCAACTGCATGCGGCAAGGGAAGACGGGCCAGCTCCCCGTCATCATGAACGGCAAGGATGACTCCCTGTGGTGCACGGAAATGGAGCT gATCTTTGGATTCCCCAAACACTACACAGATGTGAACAACATGAGCCGGATGCAAAGGCAGAGGGTGTTGGGGCGCTCCTGGAGCGTCCCCGTCATCCGCCACCTCCTGGCTCCGCTGAAGGATTACTATGCTTGTGAGGAGCGCGTGTGA